A genome region from Rickettsiales endosymbiont of Stachyamoeba lipophora includes the following:
- the flhA gene encoding flagellar biosynthesis protein FlhA codes for MSKSRFNSSPLASKIASKAQKAFEYSDILFAGAVIGIILVLLFPVPKFLLDFLLAISITSSVIILITSLLIGKPLELSTFPSILLIVTMLRLSLNIASTRLILSEGHTGPHAAGKMIEAFGHFVMGGNLVIGIIVFAILTIINFVVITKGSGRIAEVAARFSLDAMPGKQMAIDADLSAGLIDEITAKFRRKELEDESTFYGSMDGANKFVRGDAIAGLLITFINFIGGIIIGVVQRDLDFSEALHSYTILTIGDGLVSQVPSLIVSLAAGLLVSKSGVVGSTEKAIFGQISKFPHALMISAGLMFLMGFIPGIPAFPFLLLGLTIGGITYMLNNKEILELLDKATKKDEPLEANEPQTVKTEEESITESLQIENIRIELGYGLIGLVNNKGIKLPDQIKSLRKQIAKDLGFILPSVRIQDNMELEQNYYTIFVKEIKCGEGLIRPEMVLVMNPKGGKIEFNGENTKEPAFGLDAMWVPEIYREEAINREYTVIDPITVLTTHLTEIVKENITELLTYSETQKLLDDLTQEHKKLLNEISPNQISISGIQRILQNLLNELISIRDLQAILEAISECCRSTKNIMLITEYVRSRLARQISHANIDEHGFLTVVVLSAEWEQLFNESLVGTTDDRQLTVPPSKLQKFMQVIKSAYEDFAMKGEMPALLVSPSIRPYIRSIIERFRPITVVLSQNEIHPKIKVKTIGQI; via the coding sequence GTGAGTAAATCCCGCTTTAATTCATCTCCCCTCGCCTCAAAGATTGCTTCAAAAGCTCAGAAAGCATTTGAATATAGTGATATCCTATTTGCAGGTGCGGTCATTGGTATTATTTTAGTACTGTTATTCCCTGTACCAAAATTTCTATTAGATTTTCTGTTAGCTATTTCTATCACTTCAAGTGTAATAATTTTGATTACGTCTTTATTAATCGGTAAGCCTTTAGAATTAAGCACATTCCCTTCGATTTTGCTGATAGTTACTATGCTTAGGTTATCTTTAAATATAGCCTCTACCCGGCTTATTTTATCAGAAGGCCACACCGGACCTCATGCAGCAGGGAAAATGATTGAAGCTTTTGGCCATTTTGTTATGGGAGGAAACTTAGTAATTGGCATTATTGTATTCGCTATATTAACTATAATAAATTTTGTAGTAATAACAAAGGGTTCTGGGAGAATAGCTGAAGTTGCGGCAAGATTTAGCTTAGATGCTATGCCTGGAAAGCAAATGGCCATAGATGCTGACTTGTCTGCAGGGTTAATTGATGAGATTACAGCTAAATTCAGACGTAAAGAACTCGAAGATGAATCAACCTTTTATGGCTCCATGGACGGTGCTAATAAATTTGTACGCGGAGATGCTATTGCCGGCCTTTTAATTACTTTTATCAACTTTATTGGTGGCATTATTATAGGAGTGGTACAACGAGATTTAGATTTTAGCGAAGCTTTGCATAGTTATACTATTCTTACTATTGGAGACGGTCTTGTGTCCCAAGTTCCTTCGTTAATTGTTTCCTTGGCCGCTGGCTTATTAGTATCAAAATCAGGCGTAGTAGGCTCAACAGAAAAAGCTATATTCGGACAAATTAGTAAATTTCCTCATGCTTTAATGATTTCAGCAGGACTTATGTTTTTAATGGGATTTATACCTGGCATTCCTGCTTTTCCCTTTTTACTACTTGGACTCACCATTGGTGGCATTACTTATATGCTTAATAATAAAGAAATTTTGGAATTATTGGACAAGGCAACCAAAAAAGATGAACCTTTAGAAGCAAACGAACCTCAAACCGTTAAAACAGAAGAAGAAAGCATTACTGAATCCTTGCAAATAGAAAATATTAGGATTGAATTAGGTTACGGTCTAATCGGCCTAGTTAACAACAAAGGGATTAAACTTCCTGATCAAATAAAATCCTTAAGAAAGCAAATAGCCAAAGATCTCGGATTTATTCTCCCGTCAGTTAGAATTCAAGACAACATGGAGTTAGAACAAAATTATTATACTATTTTTGTTAAAGAAATTAAATGCGGAGAAGGGTTAATTAGGCCAGAAATGGTATTAGTTATGAATCCTAAAGGCGGTAAAATTGAGTTTAACGGTGAAAATACTAAAGAGCCTGCATTTGGCCTTGATGCTATGTGGGTACCTGAAATATACCGTGAGGAGGCTATTAATAGGGAGTATACAGTAATTGATCCTATCACGGTTTTAACTACCCATTTAACAGAAATTGTAAAAGAAAATATTACTGAGCTTTTAACCTACAGTGAAACTCAAAAATTATTAGATGATTTAACCCAAGAACATAAAAAATTGCTTAATGAAATTAGTCCCAATCAGATTTCTATCAGTGGAATTCAAAGGATATTACAGAATTTATTAAATGAACTTATTTCTATTCGTGATTTGCAGGCTATCTTAGAAGCTATTTCTGAATGTTGTAGATCAACTAAAAATATTATGTTAATTACCGAATATGTTAGGAGCAGACTTGCACGGCAGATTAGCCATGCCAATATTGATGAACACGGCTTTCTTACTGTTGTAGTGCTTTCAGCAGAATGGGAACAACTTTTTAATGAAAGTTTAGTAGGAACTACTGATGATAGGCAGCTTACCGTTCCACCATCAAAGCTTCAAAAATTTATGCAGGTTATTAAATCTGCTTATGAAGATTTTGCAATGAAAGGCGAGATGCCTGCTCTTTTAGTTAGCCCCTCTATTAGACCTTATATTAGATCTATAATCGAAAGGTTTAGACCTATAACTGTGGTACTTTCTCAAAATGAGATTCATCCTAAGATAAAAGTGAAAACTATCGGCCAAATTTAA